The following are encoded in a window of Schistocerca nitens isolate TAMUIC-IGC-003100 chromosome 9, iqSchNite1.1, whole genome shotgun sequence genomic DNA:
- the LOC126203338 gene encoding RNA-binding protein 34-like: protein MSNNAFNALKRIRLKQNNGKPTRDTEQEESTIFVKHLPHTLNKRKIKKIFKEFGEVESIRLRCAAVEEIKSSKKFVVIKKKFHAERSTISAFVRFKLKEDALSARAANGTLVEDHHIFVDEALNSNKHDQKRSVFLGNIPFSTEEEEIWRIFEKCDRILDIRIVRDMKTGIGKGFAYVTFESAGAVELALNLHGTSLKDRPLRVSRVIRKKKFGVNNRSNEMNCHSARKSGQNPHLKDIVRMKAAKRKEHSSKERNIPDRKFSEHTSDKTVKPKQKRLPFQGQKSLHRKQKKKQKINKTEQKKRIIALK, encoded by the coding sequence ATGAGCAATAATGCCTTTAATGCACTGAAACGTATACGATTAAAGCAGAATAATGGAAAACCTACCCGCGACACAGAGCAAGAAGAAAGTACAATTTTTGTGAAACATCTTCCACACACTTTAAATAAAAGGAAGATAAAGAAAATCTTTAAAGAATTTGGTGAAGTTGAATCAATAAGATTAAGATGTGCTGCTGTGGAGGAAATAAAAAGCTCAAAGAAATTTGTTGTAATCAAGAAGAAATTTCATGCTGAGAGATCAACTATTTCAGCATTTGTCCGCTTTAAACTTAAAGAAGATGCATTATCTGCACGAGCTGCAAATGGAACACTTGTTGAAGATCATCACATTTTTGTGGATGAAGCCTTGAACTCAAATAAGCATGAtcaaaagagatctgttttcttagGAAATATTCCATTCtcaactgaagaagaagaaatttggaGAATATTTGAGAAATGTGATAGGATACTGGACATCAGAATTGTAAGAGACATGAAAACTGGTATTGGGAAAGGATTTGCTTATGTCACCTTTGAGAGTGCAGGTGCAGTGGAACTGGCATTAAATCTTCATGGAACATCACTCAAAGACAGGCCACTACGTGTATCAAGAGTCATTCGAAAGAAGAAATTTGGAGTTAATAACCGCAGTAACGAAATGAACTGTCATTCTGCCAGAAAATCTGGACAAAATCCTCATTTGAAAGATATTGTGAGAATGAAAGCTGCAAAGAGGAAGGAGCATAGCAGTAAAGAAAGAAACATTCCAGACAGAAAATTTTCTGAGCATACATCAGATAAAACAGTGAAACCAAAACAGAAAAGGTTGCCTTTCCAAGGGCAAAAGAGTCTTCATAGGAAgcagaagaaaaaacagaaaataaataaaactgaacagAAGAAAAGGATTATAGCCCTGAAATAG